A genomic segment from Nodularia sphaerocarpa UHCC 0038 encodes:
- a CDS encoding glycosyltransferase family 2 protein, translated as MRSGLISQGLNEENGAISVIVPDVSVVVPVRDEVESLPLLLEAIASNISETNFSYEIICVDDGSTDGSAQFLKEQAQIRTDLKAVLLRRNYGQSAAMAAGFYYAIGKVIVTLDADLQNDPADIPLLLAKLAEGYDLVSGWRHQRQDAVVSRLIPSKIANWLIGKVTEVKLHDYGCSLKAYRCEVLADMNLYGELHRFLPALAYIEGARITEIQVRHHARRFGRSKYGIWRTFRVMMDLLTIYFMKKFLTRPMHVFGLLGLGSMVTGTLIGIYLTFIKLAFGASIGNRPLLILAVLLLVTGVQLFCFGLLAELLMRTYHESQGRPIYRVREIVAKNVK; from the coding sequence GGTGCGGGATGAGGTGGAAAGTTTACCACTTTTGCTGGAGGCGATCGCTTCTAATATCAGCGAGACTAATTTTAGTTATGAAATCATTTGTGTGGATGATGGTTCTACAGATGGTTCTGCTCAATTTCTCAAAGAACAAGCACAAATCCGCACTGATTTAAAAGCGGTGCTGCTGCGTCGTAACTACGGACAAAGTGCAGCGATGGCGGCTGGGTTTTATTATGCCATCGGTAAAGTGATTGTAACGTTAGATGCTGATTTGCAAAATGACCCGGCCGATATTCCCTTATTATTAGCAAAATTGGCAGAAGGCTATGATTTGGTGAGTGGTTGGCGACATCAACGCCAAGATGCGGTAGTTTCCCGCTTAATTCCTTCTAAAATTGCCAATTGGCTGATTGGGAAAGTGACAGAAGTTAAGTTACATGATTACGGTTGTTCCCTCAAAGCTTATCGCTGTGAAGTATTAGCAGATATGAATCTCTACGGGGAACTGCATCGCTTTTTACCAGCTTTGGCTTACATTGAAGGGGCGCGAATTACCGAAATCCAGGTGCGTCACCATGCGCGGCGTTTTGGTCGCAGTAAGTATGGAATTTGGCGGACGTTCCGCGTCATGATGGATTTGTTAACTATCTACTTTATGAAGAAGTTCCTAACCCGCCCCATGCACGTTTTTGGGTTGTTGGGTTTAGGTTCAATGGTGACAGGTACGCTCATTGGGATTTACTTAACTTTTATTAAATTAGCTTTTGGTGCATCAATTGGTAATCGCCCTTTGCTGATTTTGGCGGTTCTGCTGCTAGTGACTGGGGTGCAGTTGTTTTGCTTTGGTCTGTTGGCTGAGTTATTGATGCGGACTTACCATGAATCTCAAGGTCGCCCCATCTATCGGGTGCGGGAAATAGTAGCCAAAAATGTTAAGTAA